In the Quercus lobata isolate SW786 chromosome 5, ValleyOak3.0 Primary Assembly, whole genome shotgun sequence genome, one interval contains:
- the LOC115989449 gene encoding uncharacterized protein LOC115989449: MEAARQRVKETVAHKKEEEKKTKVREFSSAPKVVSKGTTKRKGDGKDDRPSKKASVTPREKLPKKPSPPKHGAGKGLMTTPGPVTQDSERRLLTHKDCTVGMLESIIKDKDANPCVGQVTGELGDSGLFDLARALVRMKALQG, encoded by the exons ATGGAGGCAGCCAGACAAAGGGTGAAGGAAACTGTTGCTCataagaaagaggaagagaagaaaactaAGGTGAGGGAGTTCTCGTCAGCCCCTAAGGTCGTCAGTAAGGGGACAACTAAGAGGAAAGGTGACGGGAAGGACGACCGTCCGTCGAAAAAGGCGTCCGTCACTCCTAGAGAGAAGCTTCCTAAGAAGCCGTCACCTCCAAAGCACGGGGCTGGCAAGGGGTTGATGACGACGCCTGGCCCCGTCACTCAAGATTCTGAGCGTCGTCTCCTTACCCACAAGGATTGTACTGTCGGGATGCTTGAGTCCATTATCAAAGATAAAGACGCGAATCCTTGTGTTGGCCAAGTGACGGGGGAGCTGGGGGATTCAGGCCTCTTTGACCTTGCTCGA GCACTAGTTCGTATGAA